In Juglans microcarpa x Juglans regia isolate MS1-56 chromosome 8D, Jm3101_v1.0, whole genome shotgun sequence, the following are encoded in one genomic region:
- the LOC121242485 gene encoding cysteine-rich receptor-like protein kinase 19 isoform X1 gives MASISIILLLSVFVSLNLFYSNAQTWIKAGYWYAGSETPIPDINSALFTHLICAFANVNSSNYQLSIPSANEQYFSNFTNIVKRKNPSVVTFLSIWNGQAATAQSILGNKVNTSVLSSMLNQSSHRKSFIESSIRTARKYGFQGIDLFWLWPNTASDMTNMGVLLDEWRAEVNFEARNTGQAQLILMMALRYLPTFEFGTYPIDSIRRNMDWAHVIAYDYHLPSKEKFTHAHAALYDPSSHVNTDYGIRDWLAKGFPANKLLLGLPYHGYAWALVNPKENAIGAPSSGLAETTDGSMSYKYIKGYIKSYGATPIFNSTYVVNYCIIGSTWINFDDVEAIRTKIAYAKEKKLLGYNVFLVTNDDNWVLSRAAQDEENGHGNKRKLLLRILLPIALLIILLAFMVYCLQSRVLEPKGIFLFGRRGLSGPVTNPSAAENHDGSVPHLQVFSLSSIIEATNNFSIANKIGEGGFGSVYKGMLPRGQEIAVKRLSKTSTQGHEEFTNEVTLTARLQHVNLVRVIGFCIENEEKMLIYEYMPNKSLNFYLFDPIGRRILDWRKRVHIIEGIIQGLLYLQEYSNFTIIHRDLKGSNILLDKNMNPKISDFGMAKLFGKDEHEANTDRIVGTYGYVPPEYVRKGIYSMKYDVYSFGVLLLQIISGKRNACYYGVNETLNLLEYAYELWREGEGMRFMDPSLDDSSLPCKLLRCLQLALLCVEENPVDRPTMLEVYSMLKNENAPIATPQKPAFSIKTDESKGSSSTSQQRSSAATSSLISQIIPR, from the exons atggcatccataagcataaTCCTTCTCTTGTCAGTAtttgtttctttaaatttattctaTTCTAATGCTCAAACTTGGATTAAAGCCGGTTACTGGTATGCTGGCAGTGAAACCCCCATTCCTGACATAAATTCTGCCTTGTTTACACACCTTATCTGTGCCTTTGCCAATGTCAACTCCTCCAACTACCAGCTTTCCATCCCCTCAGCAAATGAACAATACTTCTCCAACTTCACCAATATTGTCAAACGCAAGAACCCATCTGTGGTCACATTTCTGTCTATCTGGAATGGACAAGCTGCCACGGCTCAATCCATCTTGGGTAACAAAGTGAACACTTCAGTATTGTCTTCAATGCTCAACCAATCTTCCCACAGAAAGTCTTTCATTGAATCTTCAATCAGAACAGCAAGAAAATATGGGTTTCAAGGCATAGATTTATTCTGGCTTTGGCCTAATACCGCCTCAGACATGACCAACATGGGAGTTCTGCTGGATGAATGGCGAGCTGAAGTGAATTTTGAAGCCAGAAACACTGGACAAGCACAATTGATATTGATGATGGCCCTTCGCTACTTGCCAACTTTTGAATTTGGAACATACCCGATTGATTCAATACGAAGAAATATGGACTGGGCACATGTTATAGCATATGACTATCATCTGCCTTCGAAGGAGAAATTTACACATGCTCATGCTGCTTTATATGATCCATCAAGCCATGTTAACACTGATTATGGTATAAGGGACTGGTTGGCTAAAGGATTTCCAGCAAACAAACTGCTTTTGGGTTTGCCTTACCACGGCTACGCTTGGGCACTTGTGAATCCCAAAGAAAATGCAATTGGTGCACCATCATCAGGGCTGGCAGAAACAACAGATGGAAGCATGAGTTACAAGTACATCAAAGGGTACATTAAAAGTTATGGTGCTACACCTATATTCAATTCTACTTATGTTGTGAATTACTGCATTATTGGATCCACTTGGATTAATTTCGATGACGTGGAGGCTATCAGAACTAAGATTGCTTATGCAAAGGAGAAAAAGCTACTTGGCTACAATGTTTTTCTGGTCACCAATGACGACAATTGGGTGCTTTCTCGAGCAG CTCAAGACGAAGAAAATGGACATGGAAACAAGCGAAAGTTATTGTTAAGAATTCTACTTCCAATAGCTCTGCTCATTATCCTTTTAGCCTTCATGGTGTACTGCCTACAAAGCAGAGTGCTGGAGCCAAAAG GCATATTTCTTTTCGGCAGAAGAGGTCTATCTGGGCCTGTAACCAATCCATCAGCTGCTGAAAATCATGATGGCAGTGTTCCTCATCTGCAAGTATTCAGCCTCTCCAGCATCATAGAGGCCACAAACAATTTCTCAATCGCAAACAAGATTGGAGAGGGTGGCTTTGGCTCTGTCTACAAG GGAATGTTACCTAGAGGACAGGAAATAGCTGTGAAGAGACTGTCAAAAACTTCTACTCAAGGACATGAAGAGTTCACTAATGAGGTTACTCTTACCGCAAGACTTCAACATGTAAATCTAGTTAGAGTGATAGGGTTCTGCATCGAGAATGAAGAAAAGATGCTAATCTATGAATACATGCCAAACAAAAGCTTGAATTTCTACCTCTTTG ATCCAATTGGCAGGCGTATCTTAGATTGGAGAAAACGTGTTCACATCATTGAGGGGATTATTCAAGGGCTTCTATATCTCCAAGAATACtcaaattttactataattCACCGAGATCTCAAAGGTAGCAACATTTTACTGGACAAGAATATGAATCCGAAGATATCAGATTTCGGAATGGCTAAACTTTTTGGAAAAGATGAGCATGAAGCAAACACAGACAGGATTGTTGGAACATA TGGCTATGTTCCTCCGGAATATGTGAGAAAAGGTATATACTCCATGAAATATGATGTCTATAGTTTTGGAGTTCTACTTCTGCAAATCATAAGTGGCAAGAGGAATGCCTGTTATTATGGCGTGAACGAGACATTGAACCTTCTTGAATAC GCATATGAGTTGTGGAGAGAAGGTGAAGGCATGAGGTTTATGGATCCATCACTTGATGATTCATCTTTGCCATGCAAACTCCTGAGATGCTTGCAATTAGCTTTGTTATGTGTCGAAGAAAATCCCGTGGACAGACCGACAATGTTGGAAGTTTACTCAAtgcttaaaaatgaaaatgcacCTATTGCCACACCTCAAAAGCCAGCGTTCTCCATTAAAACTGATGAGAGTAAGGGGAGCAGTTCTACATCACAGCAAAGAAGTTCTGCAGCTACAAGTTCACTAATTTCCCAAATAATACCAAGATAA
- the LOC121242485 gene encoding class V chitinase-like isoform X3 — translation MASISIILLLSVFVSLNLFYSNAQTWIKAGYWYAGSETPIPDINSALFTHLICAFANVNSSNYQLSIPSANEQYFSNFTNIVKRKNPSVVTFLSIWNGQAATAQSILGNKVNTSVLSSMLNQSSHRKSFIESSIRTARKYGFQGIDLFWLWPNTASDMTNMGVLLDEWRAEVNFEARNTGQAQLILMMALRYLPTFEFGTYPIDSIRRNMDWAHVIAYDYHLPSKEKFTHAHAALYDPSSHVNTDYGIRDWLAKGFPANKLLLGLPYHGYAWALVNPKENAIGAPSSGLAETTDGSMSYKYIKGYIKSYGATPIFNSTYVVNYCIIGSTWINFDDVEAIRTKIAYAKEKKLLGYNVFLVTNDDNWVLSRAAQDEENGHGNKRKLLLRILLPIALLIILLAFMVYCLQSRVLEPKGIFLFGRRGLSGPVTNPSAAENHDGSVPHLQVFSLSSIIEATNNFSIANKIGEGGFGSVYKGMLPRGQEIAVKRLSKTSTQGHEEFTNEVTLTARLQHVNLVRVIGFCIENEEKMLIYEYMPNKSLNFYLFDPIGRRILDWRKRVHIIEGIIQGLLYLQEYSNFTIIHRDLKGSNILLDKNMNPKISDFGMAKLFGKDEHEANTDRIVGTYGYVPLEYVRKGTSSMKYDVYSFGVLLLQIISGKRNACYYGANEALNLLECVCI, via the exons atggcatccataagcataaTCCTTCTCTTGTCAGTAtttgtttctttaaatttattctaTTCTAATGCTCAAACTTGGATTAAAGCCGGTTACTGGTATGCTGGCAGTGAAACCCCCATTCCTGACATAAATTCTGCCTTGTTTACACACCTTATCTGTGCCTTTGCCAATGTCAACTCCTCCAACTACCAGCTTTCCATCCCCTCAGCAAATGAACAATACTTCTCCAACTTCACCAATATTGTCAAACGCAAGAACCCATCTGTGGTCACATTTCTGTCTATCTGGAATGGACAAGCTGCCACGGCTCAATCCATCTTGGGTAACAAAGTGAACACTTCAGTATTGTCTTCAATGCTCAACCAATCTTCCCACAGAAAGTCTTTCATTGAATCTTCAATCAGAACAGCAAGAAAATATGGGTTTCAAGGCATAGATTTATTCTGGCTTTGGCCTAATACCGCCTCAGACATGACCAACATGGGAGTTCTGCTGGATGAATGGCGAGCTGAAGTGAATTTTGAAGCCAGAAACACTGGACAAGCACAATTGATATTGATGATGGCCCTTCGCTACTTGCCAACTTTTGAATTTGGAACATACCCGATTGATTCAATACGAAGAAATATGGACTGGGCACATGTTATAGCATATGACTATCATCTGCCTTCGAAGGAGAAATTTACACATGCTCATGCTGCTTTATATGATCCATCAAGCCATGTTAACACTGATTATGGTATAAGGGACTGGTTGGCTAAAGGATTTCCAGCAAACAAACTGCTTTTGGGTTTGCCTTACCACGGCTACGCTTGGGCACTTGTGAATCCCAAAGAAAATGCAATTGGTGCACCATCATCAGGGCTGGCAGAAACAACAGATGGAAGCATGAGTTACAAGTACATCAAAGGGTACATTAAAAGTTATGGTGCTACACCTATATTCAATTCTACTTATGTTGTGAATTACTGCATTATTGGATCCACTTGGATTAATTTCGATGACGTGGAGGCTATCAGAACTAAGATTGCTTATGCAAAGGAGAAAAAGCTACTTGGCTACAATGTTTTTCTGGTCACCAATGACGACAATTGGGTGCTTTCTCGAGCAG CTCAAGACGAAGAAAATGGACATGGAAACAAGCGAAAGTTATTGTTAAGAATTCTACTTCCAATAGCTCTGCTCATTATCCTTTTAGCCTTCATGGTGTACTGCCTACAAAGCAGAGTGCTGGAGCCAAAAG GCATATTTCTTTTCGGCAGAAGAGGTCTATCTGGGCCTGTAACCAATCCATCAGCTGCTGAAAATCATGATGGCAGTGTTCCTCATCTGCAAGTATTCAGCCTCTCCAGCATCATAGAGGCCACAAACAATTTCTCAATCGCAAACAAGATTGGAGAGGGTGGCTTTGGCTCTGTCTACAAG GGAATGTTACCTAGAGGACAGGAAATAGCTGTGAAGAGACTGTCAAAAACTTCTACTCAAGGACATGAAGAGTTCACTAATGAGGTTACTCTTACCGCAAGACTTCAACATGTAAATCTAGTTAGAGTGATAGGGTTCTGCATCGAGAATGAAGAAAAGATGCTAATCTATGAATACATGCCAAACAAAAGCTTGAATTTCTACCTCTTTG ATCCAATTGGCAGGCGTATCTTAGATTGGAGAAAACGTGTTCACATCATTGAGGGGATTATTCAAGGGCTTCTATATCTCCAAGAATACtcaaattttactataattCACCGAGATCTCAAAGGTAGCAACATTTTACTGGACAAGAATATGAATCCGAAGATATCAGATTTCGGAATGGCTAAACTTTTTGGAAAAGATGAGCATGAAGCAAACACAGACAGGATTGTTGGAACATA